The following proteins are co-located in the Callithrix jacchus isolate 240 chromosome 10, calJac240_pri, whole genome shotgun sequence genome:
- the KCNE3 gene encoding potassium voltage-gated channel subfamily E member 3: protein METTNGTDTWYKSVHAVLKALNVTLHSNLLCRPGPGLDSGPDNQTEKQRASLLGRDDNSYMYILFVMFLFAVTVGSLVLGYTRSHKVDKRSDPYHVYIKNRVSMI, encoded by the coding sequence ATGGAGACTACCAATGGAACTGACACCTGGTACAAGAGCGTGCATGCTGTACTGAAGGCTCTAAATGTCACTCTTCACAGCAACTTGCTCTGCcggccagggccagggctggaTTCAGGGCCAGACAACCAGACTGAAAAGCAGCGGGCCAGCCTACTTGGCCGTGATGACAACTCCTACATGTACATTCTCTTTGTCATGTTTCTATTTGCTGTCACTGTGGGCAGCCTCGTCCTGGGATATACCCGCTCCCACAAAGTGGACAAGCGTAGTGACCCCTATCATGTGTACATCAAGAACCGTGTGTCTATGATCTAA